From Armatimonadota bacterium:
GATTCGAACTTCGGCGTCCCCGCTGACTCGGATCCTCAGTCCGGAGACGACTGTTTCACCACTACTTTCCCCCGGTACATGTTCATGGGGCACGCGAATGCGATTTCGCCAGTCTTTGCCGGAGTGAACTTAAAGGTAACAGACTGGCCCTGTTTGACGGATTGCTTCATCTTCAAGCTCTTGAACTCAATGGTTGAGCCGCAGCCGATCTTTGCGCCACCTTTGAAGGTGATGGCGACGGGCACACCCTTTTTGACGGAGATCACAGAAGGGGAGTATTTGCCGTTTGCGACCATGACGGTCACGGATTGAACACCTTTGACCGTCTTCGCAGAAACGGTCGCCGCGTCATGTTGAAACGCGAGGGCGGGGCTCATCAAAGCGGCAACGGCGAGGAGAGATGTACTGTTTTTCATGGGTTTTCTTCCTTACGAGGTTCGTGGTCCTGAGGGACGGAGGAATGGAGCGGGTCATGCTCGGTAACGGGCCAAGACCACTCCCGGTTGAGGAAGGTCCTGTTCACCCAGACGACAAAGTCGTCCACATAAGTGTGCATGATCGGGATGTCGAAGAGGGACAGAATCGTGCCAACGATAAGCCCGCCGATGACCGCTGTCGCCAGGGGCTGATAGGCGTCCAGTCCAGTTTTCGGCGCGAGGGCGACAGGGAGCATGACAAGAAGCGTGATGCCTGCCGTCATCAGAATCGGGCGAAGCCGGTCGGGGCACGCAGTCCGAATTGCCTCATCCCGTGGAACACCTTGGTCGCGGTATTTCATGATCAGGTCGATCAGGAGGACCGCGGTTGTGATGTCCATGCCAGTCAGAACGATGATCCCGAGAATTGACACCGTTGAGAACGACTGATGGGCGATGAAGAGCGCGACGAAGACACCCGCCAGCTCAAGAGGGAGCGAGGCAATCATCTGCAGCGGTTGCAGGAACCCTCTGAACTGAACCACCAGGACGAGATACATCATTGCGATGGAGAGCCCCAGCCCCTGTATCAGGCGTCGGAAACTATCCATCATCTGGGTCATGTCGCCGCGCATTTCCATGCCGTAGCCTGGAGGAAAGTTGACAGGCTCGATCCCGAGCTTCTTGTTTCCCCCATAGGCATTTGCGACGAGGTTCATCACCACGTCCATGCTCGGAAGACTCCCGATTCGGTAGTAACCCGTAACGCCAATGACCCGCCGCAGGCCATCGTGCTCGATGACCGTCGGAGCCACCTTGGGGACGATCTCCGCGACGGACTTCAGCGGGATTTGCCTGCCGTCTGAAGTCGAAATATAGATCGACTCCAAATCCTGCTGGGTGGCGCTTGTAGCCTTATCGTAGCGGACAAGGATGGTGTCTTGACGGATGTTCGGCAAGCGGTAGTACTCGCTCGTCAAGCCGCCCCGCATCGCATAGTAAGCTTGCTGGGCGATCTGGTCGGGACTGAGACCCACCTCCTGTGCCTTTTGAAGATTCACCTCGATACGGTAATCGGGAACCCCCATGGCCCAGGTGCGCGAGGGCTGAAACAGTTCGGGCATTTTCTCGGCTACTGCTTGAACCTGAGTGCCCAGCTTATCCAGAACCGCCATGTCTTGACCGTAGATGTTCACATGGATTGGTGCCGCGGAAGTAGCCATCACGTCGGACCCCATTTCCTTGATCTGGAACCTGCGAACCCCTGGAACGGTCTGAAGCGTTTCCTTTTGGATCGCGTCAATGACTTTGAAGATGTCGTTCTTGCGCCGGTCCTTGTCGCTGAACGTGAGCATAAACGCGGCTCCGTTCACAGCGGGCATCTGATAGCCCGTGAAGAACGGCGACCACGTTTCGAACATGGACTCGGCCCCAAGCTCAATGCTTGCTTTCTCCACTTCAGGATGCTTCCTGATAATGTCCTCGATCTGCTTTACCGCTCGCTCCGTACCCGCATAGGATGTCCCCGGGTTCATTTCCAGAAACCCTGAAGCTTGTCCCGTATCTGCGAGCGGCATCATTTCAGAGCCGAGGAAGTAATAGAAGGTGAAGCCGAGGATGAGAGTCGCAAGGACGCGGGTGAAGTTGGCGAACCGATGTTCAAGCAGCCACGAAATCAGCCTTCCGTACCCCTTTTCCATTCGGACAAGCCCACGTTGGAACGGATCGACCAACCGGTAGAGCAGGCCCAGAACAGGATGTTTACGCTCCTCGTCTCGGACATCCTCGGGCCGAAGTAACTTGGCGCAGAGCAGTGCGGTCAACGTAAATGAAACCAACATCGAGGCGAGCAAACCGAAGATGAGCGGCCACACGAGCTCCACAAACATGAGTCCCACGATGCCTCCCGAGAAGATCAAGGGAAGGAGGGCGAGGACGATCATCAAAGTCGAGGCGATGACGGCGAGTCGCACCTCAGCGATGCCGTCGATGGTTGCTTGCTTGGGCGTTTTGCCCATACGAAGGTGTCGCTCAACGGCGTGGATGTCGATGATCGAATCATCGACCAGTCGGCCAATGCTCAAGAGAAGCCCAATGAGGGTTCCGCTATTGAACGTCATGCCAAACGGGACCATGAACAGCACGGCAATAGCCAGCGAGGTCGGAAGGGTGACCATGGCGATAAGTGTCCCGCGCCACTCGCCCAGGAAGAGGACGAGAGCGATTGCGGTCAGCATGATGGCAACAGCGAGCTCATGCCAGACGTTCTCGAACAAGATATCGACGAAGTGGGCGTTGTCATAGGCCGTCTCAAACTTCAGGCCGGGGTTTTCCGATTCGAGCTGTTTGACCACTCGCATGATGGCGGGGACAACTTGTGCGGAACTGGCTCCGGGGTTCTGAATAACGCTGACTTCGATGGCGTCCTTAGACTCACCGGTCGTGTTATCCAAATACCTGTATCCAGACCGCTTCTCCCAGTGGGAGTCTTCCACCCTGGCAACGTCGCGCACATAAATGACCTTGGGGGTGTTCGGTGCTGGAGCCGCTCGGGGGGCTGGTGCGCTGCCGGAATCGGCCCCGCCCCCCATAGCCATCCCGCCTCCAGCTGGGGTTGCGGCCCTCGGCTGAATCCCGACGGTCGAGATCGGGTAATCCAGCACATCTTGGGCGCTTGCCGCGCGGGTATCGACGCGCACGATGCCCTCGCGCTCGCCGCTGGTGACCGTGCCCCCAGAGGCACTGACATTGGCCCGATCGATGGCGTTGCGTACGTCCAGGATGGAAAGTCCGTAAGAAGCCAGCTTATCTCTGTCCACCACGACCTGGAGCTGTCGCCGGTATCCACCGAAGGGCACGACCGCATAGACGTCCTGGACGGTCTTGAGGCGTTGAACCACCGTGTTGTCGGCGTACTCTCGGACTTTCGCCATGTCCCAACCCAGCGTGGGATCGCCCCTCGCAGAAAGGGTCAGCACGGGCAGATTGAGCGGGTCTATGGGAATGACCCACGATGGCTTGAGGTTCGCGCCCGTAGACGGTAAGGTGGACTGCACGACATTCATGAGTGCCTGAATGTCGGTCTGAGCCCTCTGCATATCCGTGCCATAAGGAAACTCCAGCGAGACAATGCTAAAGCCGTCCTGGGAGGTCGATCTAATGTAGTGCACACCCTTGACGTTGATGAGCTGCTCCTCAATGGGTTTTGAGATGTAAAGCTCCATCTCCTGCGCCGAGAGACCAGGCATCATGGTGACGACACCGACCATGGGGCTCTCTACGTAAGGCGCAAAGCGGCGCGGCATGTTCGAGATGGCGAGCCACGCAAGAGCCAGCACGGCCACATAGAACGCGATCACCGCATAGGCATGCTCGATGGACCACTTATGGATCAGGTGGAGGGCATTGGGTTTGTGACCGTTCTCGGTGGAGTCCGACTTGCTCACTTGACCACCGCCTGACCTATGAACATGTCCATCGGGCACGCAAACTTGATCTTTGTCCCGGCCTTCTGGGCAGGAATGTCGACCGTCACGGGCTTGTTCAGCACGGTCTCGGCTCTGAGTCCCAATTCGGGAAACTCCACGATGTCAGCGCACGTTTCTGCAACTCGACGCACAAAGACGAGTTTGGTCGGCCTACCTGCTGGAAGCTGCACTGTTTCGGGCGAGTAACCAGCTTCAGTGATCTCAATAGTCACCATGTCGTCGCTAGTCTTCACAGGCTCACTTGAGACTTGGACTTGCATGCCTTCCGTTAATCCAAACGGTGCCACGACGATCCGCTCTCCCTGCTTGAGCCCGGTTTTGACCGCGGCCTTGCCATGCGCCCATCCAAGGATTTCGACTTGCCGCAAAGTGGCGGAGAGTTTGCCGGGCGAGTCTGCCGCAACAACCCAAACCTTGCTCACCGTCTGACCGTTATGGGACTCGGTCACAACGGCGTCAGCAGGAATGACCAGGGCCGATGCAATCGAACCGACCGAAATTTCCAGGGAGACGAATTGCCCAGGACTAAACTGACGATTCTCGTTCGAGTAGACAGCTTCAACAACCCCCATTCGAGAGGACGGGTCCACCGATGGGGACACGCTGGTCACACTCATTACCAGGACTTGATCGTCCTGGCCGGCCCCACGCACCTGAACTTGGTCGCCAACCTTAATCCTGGCAAGGTCTTGTTGGGAAACGTTTGCTTGAATGCGCACCGGTGAAACTTGTGCGACCTTCAGCACCGCCTGACCCGGAGCTACCACGACGCCCGGAGCGACCAACCGTTGGGTGACCACGCCATCGACATCTGCTCTCAGCTCAGAATAGCCTCTTTGCGTCGCCATGCCCCTCAGACTTGCGCTTGCCTCGGAGACAGCAGCCCGCGACTGACCGATTTTGGCTCGCGCGGATTGGACGCCCGATTGTGCGGTCTTGACCTGCGCAAGCTTGGCCCTATGGTTTGCTTCAGCCTTGGAAACCCGCGCATTGGCGGCAGAGACGTCCGCTTCGGCCCGGGTCAGTTCACTCTTTGCCCCGGATGCCATGGAACTTGCCTTGGAAAGCCTCTCCTTGGCCGAGGCGAATGCCGAGGCCGCCCTTTGGGACGCCGCGACGGCCTGTTGCCATTCATCTTTAGAAATGGCTCCTTTAGCATGGAGCAGGCGCATTCGTTCAAGTTCTTGGCTCTGATAGGTTTGGTCCGCGGTTGCCGCATCCAGCTCCGCGTGTGCGCCCCTCATTTCTGCGTTTGCGGCATCGACTGCCGCCGACGATGAACTCCTGGACGCCCTCGCCGCGTCAAGCATTGAGCGTGCTTCGGAGACTTCCGTCTCCGCCATTGTGGCTTCAGCCCTCGACTGCTCCACCATATTCAGTGCTTGCTGAAACTCAGCGTCCGCCACGCCGACCCCCTGGCTCGCGTTGTTCACTCCCGCCGCCTTTTCGGCGATCATCGGGTCGATCTGGCTCGTGTCGAGCCTGGCCAGAAGCTGACCCCGTTTCACCATGTCGCCGACGTACACGGGCATGGCCACGATTTTTCCGCCAACCCTTGGGACAACGTCCTGCTCGACGAAACCTGAAACCTGGCCAGAATAGGTGACCGTCGCTGCAAAGGGCTCGGACTTTACCTCAGCGACCGCAACTGGCAGGGCTCCTTCCGGTGCGGGAGTGTTCATTTCCATCACCTGGGCCTCAAGTGGCGTCATCGCTCCTTCTCGGCGGAGATTTCGAACCGCCCACATGCCTCCGGCAAGGGCAAGCGCAAGCAACGCGAGCGACATCCAAACGGACTTGCTCATAAGGCCGTGCATACTGAGTTTCTGCCCGGTCTTCCGCATCCGCCAGATGACCAGGGCAACAGCGGTGCCCACCGCAAGAACAATCAGCCACGTTGAGCCGGAACCCGACGCACTGTCAGAAGACTGGCCCGTAGCAAGTTGAAAGATTGCCTGACCGCTCCCGGACGCGGCACTAATAGAGACCGTGACGTCGTACTGTCCAGCCATCGAGAAGACTGCCGGTACGCTGTAAGTGCCCGGTTCAGAACCGGCTGATGCAACTTCCTCTCGTTCGCCCATATTCATGCCAGGCATCTTGGCGAGGACCTTGATGGTAGCACCTGAAACTGGTTTTCCCTGCGAATCGGAAACCTTGAGACCGACTTTTGCCTTCCCTACGGGAACGATCAGGGGATCGGTGGTCAGCGAAATGCGGAACGGTCCTGCCATTCCCTCAAGAGCGAAACCCAAAGTCGCGAGGACAAGGAGCAGCATGACGATCAGCGTTCTCAGACTTTTGGTTTTCATATGTCTCCTCCCGTGGAGCGCGAAAGTCGGGCTAGGGCTGTCAGCACATCAAGCCGAGCTTTCGCCACGTCGGTTCGAGCCTGCGTAAGCAGCGACAGCCCGTCCAATTGCTCCAAAAGGATCGCCTTGCCCGCGTCCACTCGGAGTGCGATGATCTCATACGCGCTGGAGGCAGCTTCTGCGGCCGCTACCGCGGAACTAAGGTTTGCGGCTGCGGTTTCGTAGTCGAGCAGTGATTGTCTCACTTCCTTTTCGACCTGAAGTTTGGTAGCCGCGAGTTCGGCCTCGGCCTTGGCTCTCATCGACTTTGCTTGATCGATCCCGGAACGGATACGCCCCCCGTCGAAGAGTGGAACACTCACGGATAGCCCAAAGGTCACTCCGCCCATATCTCGGCGGTTCGTTGCGTCCGCCATGCCAGTCGCGTAGAGTCTTGGCTTGGCCAGCGCTTTTGCGGCCCGTAGTTCAGCCTCGGAAGCCTTGCTCCGGGCTGAAGCAGCTGCGACTGCGCCGCGGCTCGCCATAGCCGCGCTCACCAGATCCCCCACCGATAGGGTCTTCGTCTCGGGTTCCGAGACATTGTCGAGGTCGATCTCGGCGTCGAGCTTGCCCCCCATGAGTTGTAAGAGCTCAAGGTACGCCTTCTTTTCGGCGTTCGACGCGGTCTTAAGGTCACGCTCTGCACGCCTCATCTCGGCCTGCACGCGCAGGACCGACGCTTCGATCGTCTTGCCAGCTTCAAACCTGGCCTTTGTCGTATTCAGCATTTCGGCAAGCGCGTCGTAGTTAGCTTGTGCGGCGACAACTTCCTCGTGCATCGCTCTCACTTCAAAGTAGGCTTGACGAACAGAGGCTACCAACTCAGCCTCGGCTTCTTGGTAGTCCCCAGCTGCCGCCCGAGACTGCCACTTGGCCGAAGCGGCCATGGCTCTCACATCGTCTGCGAGAATGGGCAGCATCAGCATGAGATTCACATCGCTGAACTGACCGGGAGGCACAAGCATCGATACCGCTGGCTCGGACTTTGGCACGGAGCCAAGGATGGATGTGTTGTTCCCTGTCGAAGCGAAGCCATTGATGGAGACTTGGGGACCGCCCATTGCTTTCGCCCCCCTTTCATTCGCTTGCGCTCCCAAAAATTCAGCCCGCGCACTCTTCAGGACAGGACTGTTCGCTTTCGCGAACGATAGGGCGTCCTGAAGGTTCATCCTCCCGGATTGACCCATTGCGCCACTCGCCGAGAGGGCGAACACCAACAAACACATCGTTTTCATCGCACCACCTTCTTCGCCTGTTCAGCGTCAAGGACTCTTAGAGCTCTGCCCCATGCGGCCTCCCGGGCAGCTTCGTATTGCCGAGACAGGTCTGAATACGAGCCAAGTTGTTCTTGAACTTGGTCGAGCCTGCCTTGGCGCGGCTGATAGCCACCCATTGCCTCCGTGAGTCCTGCTTTCACTATCTCCCAATCGCGGCTCAGAACGACCAACTTCTCCCGCTGATTCGCGCTGAGGGACAAGTTTGGCTGCCTCAGCAGGTCACCGGGAACCGGTTTGTGGAGCGGTTTTGTCGGCGACGGAAGATGGGACACTTTTTTCTTCTGCGCTGGAGTTGTCCAGGAACTGTAGCCGACAACAGCCAATGCTCCAAGAATCGAGACGATTGTGCCTGGCCCGAACAGCCTGGCTTTGCTATGGCATCCGCACCGAGCTGAGCCGCAGCTGCCTTTATGTTTGATTGAGAAAATGGTTCTTACCTCGCAATGTCGATCAGGGTCGCACGAAAGGACGCGCGACGTAATGTCGAAACCTAGCGAGGGGGAGGCGCACGAAGGCCGTTAGCCCCAATATCGGGTGGGCGAATCCGTGGGACGACTAGATACGTTGGTCGTCGCGGCAAGACCTTGGAGCCCGCCGATGGCACGGTCACGCCATTTGGCAACGCGGCGACTGGAGCGTCAGTGACAGTCAGGGCCGAACATTTGTCGGTCTCGGGAGTTTGGGCCGCAGAGACCTGGCAATTAGACGCCTTCGAGGTCACCGTGTCCGAGTTCTTGTCCGAAGAGGTCTTCTCGCCTTGACAGCACGTGCAGTTCTTCTCCCCCGTGACCGGGCACGTTGCTGCGGATTCGACGCTTTTCGATGTTGGCGTATTCGGTCGTTCGGGGCAGAGGCACACAACCGAGCCGAAGCTCATCTGGGAGATGAACACCATGGTCGCCAACAGGATATGAGCGAAGAGCCTCATGCTTACCGATTCGCGCACGGATATGATGCGCCTATACAGATTATGACGTAAACACCAGGTCAGATGATGCGCCTATACAGATTATGACGTAAACACCAGGTCAGATGATGCACGCCCGCGACTGAGGGTGTCATTGTGGCCCCGTGACGCGCCTGCGGCAGTTCTAAGCGCGTCCACTTCGGTGTACCACCACCCGTCAGGTTCAAAACGGGATTTCTTGTAAAGTTCAAATTTGGCACCAACCAGACGGGATTCGTTACTCTTAGGTTCAAAGGCAAGCTGAACTAGTCTGCTAAGGTCTTTGTGGATGGCGATGATCCGAGCCCACTTGCTCAGGAGATTAATGGGCAGCTGAGAGTCAGGACAAGGTGATGGAAGGCGAGACCGCCTATGGTCGGCGGGTGGTTTGTGCTCGGTGTAACCGGCTTCTGGATCGCCAGACTGGAACGAATCTCCTGAGTCGCCCTGGCATAGTCGCCGCGGCTCTTAATCGTCCACTTGCTGAGTTGAGATACTACAGTTCAAACGAGGCTGTTTTACCTGCCCTAGTTCCTATCCAAAAAGACTCGCCTGCGGTAGTACGGCGCGAGTGTCACGCTCAATCGCGCTCACAAGTGTTTCCTGGAGTCGATGTGGCTTAATGATCCCGATGTTTGCCTGCTCCGCGATTAGCTGCCGTGCAAGATCATACTTCGGATTGTGCAGATCAGCGTCTTCGTCATAAATGACTGCTCTCGGTATTGAATACTTGCGCGCGGCTGCCATAGCATGGCGTGATCCGCTGTCTAAGCCGAGATCGTTCTTGGCGTAACTCGCTGCCAGAATGACAGCATCACTATACAAGGCCTGTAACCGATCTCTCTCGACATAGCGGCTACTTTGCTCGTTCCGCGACGTCGCTTCTTCGTAATATTCCGTGATCAACAATCCACCATTCTCGACTATCTCTTCTGCGAGCGGAGCATTCGAGCGAGGCAAGATGCGGTCTATTGTGCCCGGAAGGATCGCGATTGTCTTTCCACCTGAATCGAGTGCTTGACGGTGCGCAACCGAATCGCAGCCTTGCGCCAATCCGCTCACGACTGTAATTCCAAGCGCTACCAGGGCCTTCACTACCTGTCTCTCCGCCGCAACCGTACTGTCGTCTGGATCGAGCAGGCCTACTGCGGCAACACTCTTATTGTGGTGTCCCAGCAGGGAAATGTCGCCTTTGTACACAAGGAAGGCTGGCCTTTCCGCTCCTCTCACATCTCCTCTTGGTAGTGGGAAGTCTTCGTCGCCAAGTGCCACAACGCCATCAGCAACGCTGGACCCTTCTAGGATTGATGCGACATCGGCTCTGGCAAGTGCCAGATCATCCTCGGAAAACTTACCCGCTGCTACGCTCAGGATAGGGTGGACGCCTTTCGTTCCGCTCAGCTTCTCTGCGACCCATGAGCGACCGATCCCACGAAGCCTGAGGACTGCCATTACATTGAGAGCGTTTTCTGTGTACTTCATGCTTCTTCCTTTTAACGCGTAACAGTCTTTCCTACCGCGTAAAATACCACTTGTGAGGCCCCAGCGTCTAACAACGCCTGGATTGCATCCTCGTCGATACAGACGCCTGGGGTATAGATGTCATCGACCAAGACGATCCGCTTCTCAGCGATGTCGGGACTGAGGTGACAGGTCGCCTTTGTAATCCCGACGTATGGCGTGTGTCCGGATCCGCCGTACCCGCTCTGATTCAAATGGGTTGTCACGGTGTCCGTATGTCTGGTTATCCAAAGTGTTCCATCAACAAACCCTACCCTCCGGACCGCCGACTGCACAGCTGCCCGGAAGTACTGTTGTTCGGGACGGTACATTCTCTCCGACTTTGCACGCGGCACGACGCATACTGCCCAGGTGTCAGGATGTTCAAAGAGGCCGAAGAATGCGTCCAGGGCAGCTTCTAAGCTCTTTATGGCCCTCGAAAGATCATTGTCGTTTCTATTCCCAAAATCGTTCTTTAGCACATTGAGGTAGTCGGGATTGCCGGGATTGCCCATACGGACGTAGTCCACATGGTAATACCCTTTAATATCACGACTGACGAAGTTATTCCTACGAATCTCAAACTCTTTCAAAAGATCACTCTCACGCATCGACTTGGATGGATCCCTAGTTGCCTCGCGCTTCTGAGTTGGGCAAGATCATCCTCGAAAAGAACCACAGATCCAAAGTCAACGGCTCCTTCATCACGCAAGTCCAGGTATTTATTCCGGAGTATATCTTGATGCCCCGGTGGAGATGAGACAACACCGCCAAAAACTTCACTCAAATTGAAGTGTCCGACCACGCTAGCCACACGTCCGGGTAGCCCTTGTGAGACGAGAGTGACGTTTGAGGGGGAATACTGGCCGCAGAACTCCAGTAAGCAGTGGTTCAGTTCGAGCAAGGGCAAGTACTCATCATACAGCGTCTCCTTGAGGCGCACAACCTCGACAACGTCACGATCCGTGAGGTTGGGCAGCAACGACCGGAGATTTGCGCGGGTGACACGAATAGTTGATTCGCGAAAATTACTCGCTAAACCTTTGACTCGATTTACTGCGTCAAAATAAGCACAGTTGTTCGCGGCTGTTGATTGTACGAGTGTTCCATCCAAATCACACAGGCACTTTGTAGCATCCCTGGGGATGTTAACCAGGTTTATTGGGCCGCCATCAAGAAGTTCGTACGAAGCCTGTCGCATGGGTGCGTAGCGGACGGGAAGAAATCCTTAATGGTACGTATGGATAGCCGTCTGGCGAAGATTCTACCCTGGTGTCACGGTCGACAAGGCTCGCATTTTCGGAGTGTGTATAAATGAAGTGCTACCTAGTGGTGAATCCTGCTCAATGCCAACTGTCAGAAAAGTTCTAAGCGCGTACACTTCGGTGTACCAGCTCATTTTGAACCTGTTTGAACCGGTGTAGCCGAACGGGATTCGAACTCCTAGGTTCAAACCAGTGCTGACCGTAACTAATAGTCGGTAGCGTGAGCAAAGGGCCCGTACTGGAGTTTTGCGGCTTCGTGAGGGTCAGTTCTTTCGCGAACGAACAATCAATTAACAAACTTTCGGTGCTAGGTCACTGTGATTACGCGAAGGCGCTTGTCGATAGCCAGATACTCTAGCGACACAGTTAGCTTCACGTTCTCTTTCGTGTCAGGAGCCTCGATGTCCAATAGGATATTGAACTTGACGGTATTGTGCTCCTCAAGATAGGTCAGATTGTAAATGTAGTTGCTTTGTATGCGAGCTGCAATCATTTCTTCAATCAATTCTCTGGGGAAGCGCGCCAATCCTGCTTTCTTGAGCAGGCCGCTCTTCTTGGTGATGAGATAATCGTATTTCGCC
This genomic window contains:
- a CDS encoding cupredoxin domain-containing protein codes for the protein MKNSTSLLAVAALMSPALAFQHDAATVSAKTVKGVQSVTVMVANGKYSPSVISVKKGVPVAITFKGGAKIGCGSTIEFKSLKMKQSVKQGQSVTFKFTPAKTGEIAFACPMNMYRGKVVVKQSSPD
- a CDS encoding efflux RND transporter permease subunit, producing the protein MPDGHVHRSGGGQVSKSDSTENGHKPNALHLIHKWSIEHAYAVIAFYVAVLALAWLAISNMPRRFAPYVESPMVGVVTMMPGLSAQEMELYISKPIEEQLINVKGVHYIRSTSQDGFSIVSLEFPYGTDMQRAQTDIQALMNVVQSTLPSTGANLKPSWVIPIDPLNLPVLTLSARGDPTLGWDMAKVREYADNTVVQRLKTVQDVYAVVPFGGYRRQLQVVVDRDKLASYGLSILDVRNAIDRANVSASGGTVTSGEREGIVRVDTRAASAQDVLDYPISTVGIQPRAATPAGGGMAMGGGADSGSAPAPRAAPAPNTPKVIYVRDVARVEDSHWEKRSGYRYLDNTTGESKDAIEVSVIQNPGASSAQVVPAIMRVVKQLESENPGLKFETAYDNAHFVDILFENVWHELAVAIMLTAIALVLFLGEWRGTLIAMVTLPTSLAIAVLFMVPFGMTFNSGTLIGLLLSIGRLVDDSIIDIHAVERHLRMGKTPKQATIDGIAEVRLAVIASTLMIVLALLPLIFSGGIVGLMFVELVWPLIFGLLASMLVSFTLTALLCAKLLRPEDVRDEERKHPVLGLLYRLVDPFQRGLVRMEKGYGRLISWLLEHRFANFTRVLATLILGFTFYYFLGSEMMPLADTGQASGFLEMNPGTSYAGTERAVKQIEDIIRKHPEVEKASIELGAESMFETWSPFFTGYQMPAVNGAAFMLTFSDKDRRKNDIFKVIDAIQKETLQTVPGVRRFQIKEMGSDVMATSAAPIHVNIYGQDMAVLDKLGTQVQAVAEKMPELFQPSRTWAMGVPDYRIEVNLQKAQEVGLSPDQIAQQAYYAMRGGLTSEYYRLPNIRQDTILVRYDKATSATQQDLESIYISTSDGRQIPLKSVAEIVPKVAPTVIEHDGLRRVIGVTGYYRIGSLPSMDVVMNLVANAYGGNKKLGIEPVNFPPGYGMEMRGDMTQMMDSFRRLIQGLGLSIAMMYLVLVVQFRGFLQPLQMIASLPLELAGVFVALFIAHQSFSTVSILGIIVLTGMDITTAVLLIDLIMKYRDQGVPRDEAIRTACPDRLRPILMTAGITLLVMLPVALAPKTGLDAYQPLATAVIGGLIVGTILSLFDIPIMHTYVDDFVVWVNRTFLNREWSWPVTEHDPLHSSVPQDHEPRKEENP
- a CDS encoding efflux RND transporter periplasmic adaptor subunit: MKTKSLRTLIVMLLLVLATLGFALEGMAGPFRISLTTDPLIVPVGKAKVGLKVSDSQGKPVSGATIKVLAKMPGMNMGEREEVASAGSEPGTYSVPAVFSMAGQYDVTVSISAASGSGQAIFQLATGQSSDSASGSGSTWLIVLAVGTAVALVIWRMRKTGQKLSMHGLMSKSVWMSLALLALALAGGMWAVRNLRREGAMTPLEAQVMEMNTPAPEGALPVAVAEVKSEPFAATVTYSGQVSGFVEQDVVPRVGGKIVAMPVYVGDMVKRGQLLARLDTSQIDPMIAEKAAGVNNASQGVGVADAEFQQALNMVEQSRAEATMAETEVSEARSMLDAARASRSSSSAAVDAANAEMRGAHAELDAATADQTYQSQELERMRLLHAKGAISKDEWQQAVAASQRAASAFASAKERLSKASSMASGAKSELTRAEADVSAANARVSKAEANHRAKLAQVKTAQSGVQSARAKIGQSRAAVSEASASLRGMATQRGYSELRADVDGVVTQRLVAPGVVVAPGQAVLKVAQVSPVRIQANVSQQDLARIKVGDQVQVRGAGQDDQVLVMSVTSVSPSVDPSSRMGVVEAVYSNENRQFSPGQFVSLEISVGSIASALVIPADAVVTESHNGQTVSKVWVVAADSPGKLSATLRQVEILGWAHGKAAVKTGLKQGERIVVAPFGLTEGMQVQVSSEPVKTSDDMVTIEITEAGYSPETVQLPAGRPTKLVFVRRVAETCADIVEFPELGLRAETVLNKPVTVDIPAQKAGTKIKFACPMDMFIGQAVVK
- a CDS encoding TolC family protein — translated: MKTMCLLVFALSASGAMGQSGRMNLQDALSFAKANSPVLKSARAEFLGAQANERGAKAMGGPQVSINGFASTGNNTSILGSVPKSEPAVSMLVPPGQFSDVNLMLMLPILADDVRAMAASAKWQSRAAAGDYQEAEAELVASVRQAYFEVRAMHEEVVAAQANYDALAEMLNTTKARFEAGKTIEASVLRVQAEMRRAERDLKTASNAEKKAYLELLQLMGGKLDAEIDLDNVSEPETKTLSVGDLVSAAMASRGAVAAASARSKASEAELRAAKALAKPRLYATGMADATNRRDMGGVTFGLSVSVPLFDGGRIRSGIDQAKSMRAKAEAELAATKLQVEKEVRQSLLDYETAAANLSSAVAAAEAASSAYEIIALRVDAGKAILLEQLDGLSLLTQARTDVAKARLDVLTALARLSRSTGGDI
- a CDS encoding DNA-processing protein DprA, coding for MKYTENALNVMAVLRLRGIGRSWVAEKLSGTKGVHPILSVAAGKFSEDDLALARADVASILEGSSVADGVVALGDEDFPLPRGDVRGAERPAFLVYKGDISLLGHHNKSVAAVGLLDPDDSTVAAERQVVKALVALGITVVSGLAQGCDSVAHRQALDSGGKTIAILPGTIDRILPRSNAPLAEEIVENGGLLITEYYEEATSRNEQSSRYVERDRLQALYSDAVILAASYAKNDLGLDSGSRHAMAAARKYSIPRAVIYDEDADLHNPKYDLARQLIAEQANIGIIKPHRLQETLVSAIERDTRAVLPQASLFG
- a CDS encoding amidophosphoribosyltransferase is translated as MKEFEIRRNNFVSRDIKGYYHVDYVRMGNPGNPDYLNVLKNDFGNRNDNDLSRAIKSLEAALDAFFGLFEHPDTWAVCVVPRAKSERMYRPEQQYFRAAVQSAVRRVGFVDGTLWITRHTDTVTTHLNQSGYGGSGHTPYVGITKATCHLSPDIAEKRIVLVDDIYTPGVCIDEDAIQALLDAGASQVVFYAVGKTVTR